ATATCGTAACCGTGTTGTTCCAGCCAAAAGGCCAAGGGGAATTCCCAGGGCCGGTATTCGCCGGAACCTACAGACGCTTTGATCTTGTTAACCGGGTGAGTGAACAAGGCATAAGGCCGGTCGAAGCTCACGGATCCACTGGGCACGCTGGTGCTGGATCGCCCTTCATGCCGGGAATAAATCGAGAAATCGACAGGCCACCGGTTGTAGGCGGACCAGGTCAGGTCGCTGCATTGAAACAGCAAGTCGCAGGGACGGTCATCACGCACGATGAAAATGACGTAGCTTTGTATGCCGCTGAACTCTCCCGTAAGTTTCCCCAGGTAAACTCCGCTCAACCAATCTTCGGGGATGGTCAATTCTACCGACGGCTCCCAGTTGCATTCGTGCAGGTAGTTTTCGCCAACTTCCGGGACGGGTTGCGGAGTACCTTTGAGTGCGTCGTAACGTCGAACCAGTCGAGCGCCGTCTCCGTTGTAGTAACCGGTGCGGAAGATCTCCAATTTGAATTCGGTCTCCGGATCCGTGCTCACCATAATCTTCAACTTCTCACCCGCCCGGATGCTGTTGGCCGAGCAGTACCCTTCAATCCACGGACAACGCCCACTGGTCACGTTACTTCTCCCTATGGTCGGATCGGTGAGGGTATTGGTTAAAAGCCAGTCACGTGTTCCGGGTTTCTCGTTTTCAATCTGTATCCTGTTTTTACTTACAGAAGTTTGTCCGAAGGATTTAGGAATACCTATCGCGCCTGATGCTAGTCCGATACCTGCCGCGGCCGCTCCTTTTAAAAGATCTCGACGATGGATGCCGGGTTTGGGGTTGTTTGAGTCGTTCATGTCGAGATTAAGAGTAAGAGTAAGTGGGCTCTATCGAGCCTGCTGCAAGTAGGCGACGATATCGTTAAGGTCGTCGGGGCTCAAAAGAGTATCAAACACTTCAGGCATGAGG
This genomic stretch from Opitutia bacterium ISCC 52 harbors:
- a CDS encoding twin-arginine translocation signal domain-containing protein, with translation MNDSNNPKPGIHRRDLLKGAAAAGIGLASGAIGIPKSFGQTSVSKNRIQIENEKPGTRDWLLTNTLTDPTIGRSNVTSGRCPWIEGYCSANSIRAGEKLKIMVSTDPETEFKLEIFRTGYYNGDGARLVRRYDALKGTPQPVPEVGENYLHECNWEPSVELTIPEDWLSGVYLGKLTGEFSGIQSYVIFIVRDDRPCDLLFQCSDLTWSAYNRWPVDFSIYSRHEGRSSTSVPSGSVSFDRPYALFTHPVNKIKASVGSGEYRPWEFPLAFWLEQHGYDISYISNVDTHADPKGLLRTKGFISVGHDEYWSLQMYENVLKARDEGVNLAFLSANAVLCVVPMLPSGNGQPNRVIRREGWFFPPEYGSGDARRNVNQEGFEPVMGPDGALLMGNRTTPPVMGAGDWTCAMPEHWLFEGTDMKKGDSIEGLVGWEWHGAPMMSLPGMQIVAEGETLMSGRNPGHYTATIYDGPKGNIVFNAATIWWANGLSSPPGHKTPVRHGVAQQGVDPRVQQITHNLFQRFINS